The stretch of DNA GCGAGAAAAAGAACTAGACATAAAAGAAAAGAAGAGCTATTAAAAGAAAACTTTAAGAATTTAGGTGTTTGTTGTTTTAGTCGTAATGTAAATTCTATTTTAATGTGGGCTCATTATGCATCAAACCATAAAGGGTTTTGTCTTGAATTTCATTCTAATAGGTCATTGGATGGTATAAATCCTTTAGATGTTATTTATGTAAATAATTTTATAAAGGCAGCCTATTACAAGAATCCAAAAGATGCCCTTTTTCATTTGATTTATACCAAAGCAAAAGATTGGGAATATGAAAAAGAGTTGAGAAGTATTCAAATTAATTTGTTGAATAATGAAACTAGAAAAATAGCTTATGAAAAAGAAGAATTAAAGTCAATTTATTTAGGAGTTAATATTGATTCAAATATGAAGCAACAGTTATTAGAAATAGTTGACAATGTTTTTAATAAAAAGATAGCAGTTTATCAGGGAGTTTTATCGAAATTAAATTTTGAAATAAATTGGGAAAGAATTTTATGAAATATTAATTACTTTTGTCTAACATGAAAACTGAAGTCACCATCAATCCAACACTCATTACTTGGGCTATTGCCCGAGCAGGTTTTGATGTGGATAAGTTTTTAGACAATAATCCCACCATCCAAAAATGGATAGAAGAGGTTAAAAAACCAACCGTTAAACAATTAGAGCACTTTGCTCATAAAGTGCACATCCCTTTTGGCTATCTGTTTCTACCAGAACCTCCAAAAGAAACGATTCCTTTCCCATTTTTTAGAACAGGAAATCAACAAACCGATAAAGTGAGTTTAAATGTATTTGATACAATTCAAATATTACAAAGACGACAAGATTGGATAACAGAATATTTACAAGATAATGAGCAAGAACCTTTATCTTTTGTGGGTAGATTTAATGAAAACGCAACAGCAAATGAAGTAGTTGCAGACATTCGAAATACCTTAGAATTGCAACCTAATTGGGCTTGTAATTTTGCAACTTGGGAAGAAACATTAGCTTTTATTACCAATAAAATTGAAGCAATAGGTGTTTTTATCAACTTTAATGGTATTGTAGAAAATAATACCCACCGTCCAATTCCTGTTGATGAATGTAGAGGTTTTGTATTAGTTAATCCTTACGCTCCTTTTATGTTTGTAAATGCGGCTGATGCCAAAGCAGCTCAATTGTTCACCATTATTCATGAGTTAGCTCATATTTGGTTAGGTGAAAGTGCAGGTTTTGACAATCAAAATTTAATGCCGGCAGACGATCCAACAGAAAAGTTATGTGATGCTATTGCAGCTGAATTTCTAGTACCAGCAAGTTCTTTAATTGATATTTGGCAAGATAAACCAAGTATCGATTATGCAAGACGATATTTTAAAGTTAGCCCAATTGTAATAGCAAGAAGAGCATTAGATTTAGGGTTAATTTCTAGAGGTACTTTTTTTACCTTTTATAATGGTTATATTGAAAGCTTTAAACAGAAAAAAGAAAACCTAAAAGGAGGCGGTGATTTTTATGCTACTACTCGTAAACGTGTAAGTGTTACTTTTGCATCTTATGTAAATCAAGCTGTTAATCAGAATAAATTGCTTTATCGCGATGCCTACAAAATAACAGGTTTGAAAGGAGATACTTATCAAAAATTTGTAACCCAGCATTTACATTAATCGTATGGGTATTCCTTTTTTATTAGATACCAATTTTTTCATTGAAGCTTATAGAGTAAGCTATCCTTTTGATGTAGTTCCAAGTTTTTGGATTAAAGTCAAAGAGTTGGCTGAACAAGGAAAGATAATTTCAATTGATAAAGTGAAAAAGGAATTACTACAAAACAAAGATGAACTCTCAGATTGGATTATTGATAATTTACCAGAGGTTTTTTTTAAAGATACTTCTTCCGTAGTACCAAATTACGCAAAACTAACTGGTTGGGTTTATTCAAAATCTGGTCAATATTCACAACCTGCAATAAGTGAATTTTTAGATGCAGACGAAGCAGATGCTTGGTTAATCGCTTATGGTATGACATATGGAAATCAAATTGTTACACATGAAACTAGTAATCCAAATAGTCGAAAAAGAGTAATGCTTCCTGATGCTGCAAATCCATTTGATGTTACTTGTATTAAAACGATAGATTTGTTTAGAGCACTTGCAGTTAAAATTTAAAAATAGCTCAGTTGACTCTAAAGAAAAGTTTTTCTTAGTTTGTCCTTTTACTTTCGTTCAATTAGTTATGAAATGCTATAAGGAATTAAGTATAAAAACAAATAAATAATTATGATCCTCTTTAACAAACTATTCGGCAAAAAACAACCCGAGTTTATACCTGATAATTTGGTTTTACTGCAATTGATACAAGCGTATCATCAAAATCCGAGTTCCGAAAGCTACAGTAAAGTAATTGAAGAATTGTATGGTTCTCGTGCTTTTTTGGTGGTTCCAACAGGTAAAAAACACGAATACTCTAATGAATGGAAAAAATCTAAAGGAGGCGATGTGATAGATTTTGCAACTGTTTATAATATGGATGGGTTATTGGTTCTAGGAGTGTTTACTTCAGAAGCCACGTTATCAAGATGGATTACTGAAGAAATGGGATATATCGGGCTTCCGTCTAAAACGGTTATGGAAATTGCACAACAGCATAATTTTGGTCGCATTGTTATTGACAGTGACCAAGAGACTATGTTTGTGTTGGAACGTAATGTTTCGAATACAAATGAGATTACGATAGAAGAAGATACAGAAGTTTTGATTTGGTACCCAAAGCAACCTATTTCTGGAGACCATAAAAAGCAATTGTGTAGTGCTTTTGCAAAAGTGTCTAGTATTAAAGAAGTGTATCATTTTGGAATGACTCGAAATGATGAAGCTATTTTGATTTTAGCTTTTCTATTGGATGAAGTAAATGATAATAGTAGGTTAGCGGTTTTAAGTGCCATGAATGATGGTATGAATGGTTTTAGTACGGAGTTTCCTTTAGAAATGATGTATGTGAAAGAGGGGGATAATTGGCATACAACTGGGAATAATTTTGAGGTGTTTTATAGGAGGTGAAGGGTTATGGGTGAAGGGTTATGGGTGAAAGGTTATGGGTGATGGGGGAAAGTGAAAAGTGAAAAGTGAAAAGTGAAAAGTGAAGGGAGATGGGGGAAGAGTGAAAAGTAAAAAGTGAAAAGTGAAAAGGGAGAAGGCTGGTTTCACTTTTTGAAACGTGTACTTACTGTGTGGGAGCTTCCTTTTTGTCGGAATATTATCTCGACTGAAGTACAGCTTTATGATATAGATGCCATTACTCAACTAATAATTTTAGTAGATTGAATAAATAAAATGGTTTAAAAATTAAGTTCGACTTTTTTAAACCATTATTTGTTGATACTGTAAAAAGAATAATAGGTTTATAAAAATAAAAAAAAAAATAAAAATGAGGTTTTCCGTAAGGAAATGAAATCAGTATGTTATTTCTTTGTCGTGTTCCATTCTATAAGAGGTTGATATTTTAAAGTTGGAATATTTAGCTAGTTAAAAAGGAAGCATTCGCTTCCTTTTTTTATACTTTTAAATGATACCTAAATCTTTAGCGATTGCAATTAAGTGAATGTTATTGTTGGCTTTAAAATAATCTTTGAGTTTTGCGACTCTTTTTTCGATAGTGCTTTTGCTGTTTGGGGTAATGTTTAACTTTTTAAATACAGTTTCCATATTTTCAAGCGGAACACCGTTTGCGAGATGGGTGAGTAATGCAATATCGTAGTGGTCAATTTCTTTGGTTGTTTTATCTTGTAACAAATGTGCAAGGTCGGGAGTTATATAGGTTTGTTCCTGAAGTAAAGCTTCAATAGCTTTTTTGAGTTGGTCAATACTATTTCGACCTTTGTGTACATAAGCATTGATGTTTTGTTTTTCAAAAAGCGATTTGATGGTATGTGCTTTATCTTCAACAGAATAAACAATGATATTAAGTGTAGGCTCTATTTTTTTGATGGCTTCAATAAGTTTGTCGCCTGAGGGGATTTCAACTTTTCTATAGTCTTCCACAAAAGATAAATCCGTTATTAGCAAATCAAAAGGTTCTAGATTTTGTTTTGCTTTTTTAAATTTTAATAAGGCATCATCACAATATTTTGCGTATTGTACTTCTTGAATACCTAAATTTTCAAGCGTTTGTTTTACGGCTATATTGATACTGTCAAAATCTTCTGCTATTAAAACCTTTTTAAACATCTTCAATTTATTTTGGAATTTCAATTTTTACTTTAAATCCTTTTTGAGGAGCTGTGTCAAAATTAATTTTTCCTTTTATAGAATGAATACGGTTTTCCACATTTTGAAGTCCATTTTTTAAATTTAATAAATTATTTGTCCCAATTCCGTTATCTGAATAGTTGATTTGTATATTTTTTTTATCTGATCTAATTGAAATACTTGCAATTGAACAGTGACTGTGTTTTTTCATATTCACCATTAATTCTTGAAGGACTCTGTAGATAATTATTTTAAATTCTTTTGAAATTTTAGAATGATTAAACCCATCAACATTTAAAATTATATTTCTGCCAGAAGAGTTATAAGTCGATAGCATTGATTTTAGTTTTTCTAAATACTGTTCTCCTGTATCGATATTTTTATTTTCATTAGAAATATTTCGTGTTTTATTGTAAATAGTTTCTAAATTTTCGAGCAAGGTTTCTTTATTACCAATGTTTTCTAGGTCTTGCGTTTCAGCAAATGCCATTGTATTATAAACATCATTAGCTAACTCATCATGTAATTTTTTAGCAATACGAGCTTCGGTTAAATAAGCGGTTTCCTTAATTCTCTTTTGATTTCTTTTTTTGATTTGGTAATACACTCCAAAACTTGATAAGCACACTAAAATTATTATTGCAATAGAATATTCTTTTAACTGTTTTTGTTTATCGAGTTCTTTTAAAGTTTCTTTGGAATCGTATTTTATTTTAGCAAATTGATTTTTAGCTTTTTGACGAACAGTTTTAATGCTATCGTTTAATTTTAAAGATTGTAATGCAAATTTTTTGGCATCATCAGCTTTTGAGAGTTTTGTAAGAAAATATAAGGCTTCAATTTTATCGTCGGGGTTATTTGTTATTTTAGCCATTTCATAGGCTTTTAAAGCATTACTTTTAGTAATATGTAGCTCTTTGTTTTCATAAAACTCGGCAAAATGCATGTAAGAAGCGGTAAGTCCAAAAATATCCTTTTCTTGTTCTCTAATTTCTTTTGATAGCGTAGCCAATTCAATTGCTTTTTTATCGTTCAATTTAAACATTGTGTAGCCTAAATTATCCAATACTCTAGCATATTCAAGAGGCAAAGACCGCAAAGAATTATTTTTAACCAATGGTTCTAATACCGATTTAGCTTTAGCATAGTTTTTCTGTTTCATGTAATTGTAAGCCAAATTGTTTTTGATGATGCATTTTGAAACTTCATCCGAAGTAATACTTAAACTTTTTTGATAGTAGTATTGAGCTTCATCATAGTTAGCTTGTTCTAATGAAGCCAAACCTAAACTATTGTATATGAAAGTAGAATAACTTTTTTTAGTATCATTATTTATATATTTTAAAGCTTCGGTAACTGTTTCTTCACAACCCGAATAATCATTTTTTATTCTTTGAATCTCAGACATCATTAATATTGGATAAATGATGTTTTTATTGTCATTTTGACTTTCGCAAATTAACTTTGTTTTTTGATAATAGTAAAATGCCGAGTCGTATTTGCTAGATTCAAAAAATGCCTCAGCTTTTTGATAAGACTTTAAATAGGAAGCGTTATTTTTTACATTTGATTCACAGGAAAATAAACTGAAAATCAGGATTATAAAATAAAATAACGGGAAATGGATTTTTTTAATTGCCATTCCCCGAAAATAGATAATTATTTTTTATTGAAGAAGAAAAAAATGAAAGAGAAGAGAGTTAATCTTTTGATAGTTAAGAAGTATGTAAAGCCAAGATAATACTCAGTCGATTGTTTTATAAAATGGAATGTGTTTTTAATTCATTTGTAATAAAGCAATAAAATACTAGTAAGGTTATTTTACAAATGAAGTAGAAATAAAAAACGCAACTATTTGAATTTCAAATAATTGCGTTTTAATTAAGTGACCTCGACAGGATTCAAACCTGTAACCTTCTGAGCCGTAATCAGATGCGCTATTCAGTTGCGCCACGAGGCCGTTTCACATTCTCGGTAAGAATTACCTTGTTTGCGGGTGCAAATATAGTAAGAATTGCTTAAAACACAAACTCAATTTGTAAAAATACCAAAAAAATATTTTAATTATTTTTATAGTATTGAAAATCAATACGTTTTAAGTTAAATAAATCAAATTAGTTTTTAACGTTTAAATAGTGTATCTTTGCAAACAGTTAGTCAGTTTATTATATATCGGTATTTTTCTTTTCAGTTTAAATCCCTTCCTAATACTTTTATCTAACCTACAGCTTTTTTAAATTGTTTTTGGAAGAAAATTATTTTTCCATTATTTAAATCTAAAATTTTAAATATTTTAATTTGAGCGTAGTTATTTATAATGTAAAATTTATAGTAAACAAGACTAAAATTTACTAATCATGCGGCTTTTTGCTGTTTAAAAAAATAATTTTATGCTTATAATTGAAGTAAAACCAGGAGAAAATATTGATAGAGCTTTAAAAAAGTTTAAAAATAAAGTGAGAAAAGTTAAACAAGTTCAGCAATTGAGAGAAAACCAACACTTTACTAAAAAATCAGTTGCTAGAAGAGAAGAAATTGGAAAAGCTAAATATATTCAGCATTTAAAAGATACGCTTCAAGATTAATTACCCAAAGCTTTAGTGGTAATAAAATAACGCCAAGCAATAATTGCCTTTTGTATTTTAGTCGCTTTTGATAAATCTAAGCGTTTTTTCGAATAACTAGGTAATAAAACCTTGTTGAGTTTAGCTAAAAATTTATGCATTTTGTTTTTTGAGCAAATGTAAAAAAATAAATCCCGAATTCACATTCGGGATTTATCATTTTATTTTGTTTTTGCTTTCTCAGCTTCAGCTTTCGCTCGCTCTATTTCTTCTTTTGCTTTTTCGATTTCTACTTTTGCCTTTTCTAATTCTGCCTTAGATTTTTCAATTTCAGCTTTGGCATTCTCCATTTCTGCTTTAGATTTTTCCATTTCAGCTTTTGCTTTTAGCATGTCGCTATTCATTTTCTTTTTTTGAATTTCGATGATTTTTTTATCATTTTCCTTAACAATGTTAATAGTCTGAATTTCATCAGGATTTATTTCGTCTAATTCCGATTTATTTATTTTTTTTCCATTTACAATTATTACAGCGTCATCTGGAATTCCCGCCGAATTTTTAGTGATAATTTTAATTTCATTTCGATTATTGTTTTTACTTACATTAACCGATTTGATGATTTTAGAATCTAAATTATCCATTTCTTCTTTAGAAATTTCTTTATCATTTAAGAAGATATTAGTGTTAGGAGTTTCGTCAGATATAGTAGAATTTCCTTTAAAAATCATTACTTTTCTGTTAGTAAAATCATCTTCATTAATAGCAACAGAACCATCAACTGTTACAATTTTATCTTTTAATTCATCTTTAGAATATTCTTTTCCGTTAATGATGTAGATATCTTCACCATTATTTGTTTTTTTAACATCAATAGTTTCAATTTCTGGAATAGCCTTATTCCAAGAAATTTCACCATTGTCTGAGTTCTGAACATGACCTGCAATTTCTGCCATTTGTTGATCTCCAAAACCAATTTTTCCATTAGGTTCT from Flavobacterium haoranii encodes:
- a CDS encoding DUF2971 domain-containing protein, giving the protein MNFERTIRINKVLRELNISLDRAITILKTGNFEIECSPNAKINEPEYEYLKYRLSNPLPDVKENITINDQIKLTKNRDKLGSATSVFKYFGVQDYNIEGFKKSYLYYSNYSNFNDPFDCNIELITFDKARKRTRHKRKEELLKENFKNLGVCCFSRNVNSILMWAHYASNHKGFCLEFHSNRSLDGINPLDVIYVNNFIKAAYYKNPKDALFHLIYTKAKDWEYEKELRSIQINLLNNETRKIAYEKEELKSIYLGVNIDSNMKQQLLEIVDNVFNKKIAVYQGVLSKLNFEINWERIL
- a CDS encoding ImmA/IrrE family metallo-endopeptidase; translated protein: MKTEVTINPTLITWAIARAGFDVDKFLDNNPTIQKWIEEVKKPTVKQLEHFAHKVHIPFGYLFLPEPPKETIPFPFFRTGNQQTDKVSLNVFDTIQILQRRQDWITEYLQDNEQEPLSFVGRFNENATANEVVADIRNTLELQPNWACNFATWEETLAFITNKIEAIGVFINFNGIVENNTHRPIPVDECRGFVLVNPYAPFMFVNAADAKAAQLFTIIHELAHIWLGESAGFDNQNLMPADDPTEKLCDAIAAEFLVPASSLIDIWQDKPSIDYARRYFKVSPIVIARRALDLGLISRGTFFTFYNGYIESFKQKKENLKGGGDFYATTRKRVSVTFASYVNQAVNQNKLLYRDAYKITGLKGDTYQKFVTQHLH
- a CDS encoding DUF4411 family protein, with amino-acid sequence MGIPFLLDTNFFIEAYRVSYPFDVVPSFWIKVKELAEQGKIISIDKVKKELLQNKDELSDWIIDNLPEVFFKDTSSVVPNYAKLTGWVYSKSGQYSQPAISEFLDADEADAWLIAYGMTYGNQIVTHETSNPNSRKRVMLPDAANPFDVTCIKTIDLFRALAVKI
- a CDS encoding SseB family protein gives rise to the protein MILFNKLFGKKQPEFIPDNLVLLQLIQAYHQNPSSESYSKVIEELYGSRAFLVVPTGKKHEYSNEWKKSKGGDVIDFATVYNMDGLLVLGVFTSEATLSRWITEEMGYIGLPSKTVMEIAQQHNFGRIVIDSDQETMFVLERNVSNTNEITIEEDTEVLIWYPKQPISGDHKKQLCSAFAKVSSIKEVYHFGMTRNDEAILILAFLLDEVNDNSRLAVLSAMNDGMNGFSTEFPLEMMYVKEGDNWHTTGNNFEVFYRR
- a CDS encoding response regulator, encoding MFKKVLIAEDFDSINIAVKQTLENLGIQEVQYAKYCDDALLKFKKAKQNLEPFDLLITDLSFVEDYRKVEIPSGDKLIEAIKKIEPTLNIIVYSVEDKAHTIKSLFEKQNINAYVHKGRNSIDQLKKAIEALLQEQTYITPDLAHLLQDKTTKEIDHYDIALLTHLANGVPLENMETVFKKLNITPNSKSTIEKRVAKLKDYFKANNNIHLIAIAKDLGII
- a CDS encoding ATP-binding protein, with the translated sequence MAIKKIHFPLFYFIILIFSLFSCESNVKNNASYLKSYQKAEAFFESSKYDSAFYYYQKTKLICESQNDNKNIIYPILMMSEIQRIKNDYSGCEETVTEALKYINNDTKKSYSTFIYNSLGLASLEQANYDEAQYYYQKSLSITSDEVSKCIIKNNLAYNYMKQKNYAKAKSVLEPLVKNNSLRSLPLEYARVLDNLGYTMFKLNDKKAIELATLSKEIREQEKDIFGLTASYMHFAEFYENKELHITKSNALKAYEMAKITNNPDDKIEALYFLTKLSKADDAKKFALQSLKLNDSIKTVRQKAKNQFAKIKYDSKETLKELDKQKQLKEYSIAIIILVCLSSFGVYYQIKKRNQKRIKETAYLTEARIAKKLHDELANDVYNTMAFAETQDLENIGNKETLLENLETIYNKTRNISNENKNIDTGEQYLEKLKSMLSTYNSSGRNIILNVDGFNHSKISKEFKIIIYRVLQELMVNMKKHSHCSIASISIRSDKKNIQINYSDNGIGTNNLLNLKNGLQNVENRIHSIKGKINFDTAPQKGFKVKIEIPK
- the rpsU gene encoding 30S ribosomal protein S21; translated protein: MLIIEVKPGENIDRALKKFKNKVRKVKQVQQLRENQHFTKKSVARREEIGKAKYIQHLKDTLQD
- a CDS encoding SsrA-binding protein; the encoded protein is MHKFLAKLNKVLLPSYSKKRLDLSKATKIQKAIIAWRYFITTKALGN